Part of the Kangiella geojedonensis genome is shown below.
TGTGGCGCTAACGAAGACGGCTTCCACCTTACCGGCGTTAACTGGAAACGTGATGCCGAATACACCGACGTTTTCGACTTAAGAAATATTGTTGCTGGCGATAAGAGTCCTGATGGAAAAGGTGTTCTTGAAGTTAAACGTGGTATCGAAGTGGGTCATATTTTCCAGCTTGGGGATAAATACTCACAATCGATGAACTGCACTGTATTGGATCAAAACGGCAAAGCAAAGCACTTATCCATGGGGTGTTATGGCATCGGTGTTTCAAGAATAGTAGCCGCGGCCATTGAACAAAATCATGATGATAGCGGTATTATTTGGCCAGAAGCGATTGCGCCCTTTAAAGTCGCAATTATTCCAATGAATATGCACAAATCTGAAAGTGTGCAGCAGGTGGCCGAAGCTTTATACCAGCGTCTTGAGTCTCTAGGTATAGAAACATTGTTCCTTGATCAAAAAGAAAGCCCTGGAGTCATGTTTGCCAATACTGAGCTTGTTGGGATTCCACACCGCTTGGTGGTCAGCGACCGTGGCTTGAAGAACAATACCATTGAATATAAAAACCGTGACAACAGTGCGAAGGCAGATCTTGAAGTTGAAAATGTTGTCGATTATATTCAAGAAACTCTTAATCAGAATTAAGCAATAGATTCAGGATGTTACGGCTCGTACTCACGACATTAGTGCTGATACTTTGGGTTGCGACTGCATACGCTCAGGAGCGCCCAGATGAAACTTTTGCTGCGCAACTTAAACAGTTGATGGAGCAAGAAAACCACTTTGTCGATAAGTACGATGCTACGGTCTGGATGAAGGATATGGAGGGCCGGCTAAAACGCCGTGCGCCGCATATTCCAGCAGAAGAACGCTTGAAGATTTTAAGCCTAGTTCATCGTTATGCCAATGAAGCGCAAGTTGATCCACAACTTGTGCTCGCCATCATGGAAGTCGAAAGCAACTTTGATCGTTACGCGCTTTCCGTCGCTAACGCGCGCGGGCTGATGCAGATCATGCCATTTTGGAAGAAGGAAATTGGCCACCCTGATGACTCGTTGTTTGATATGGAAACCAACATTCGTTATGGCTGCTATATTTTAAAACTGTATATTGATAGAGAGAAAAACAACCTGACTTACGCTCTAGGTCGCTATAATGGCTCAAGAGGTCGTGCTAAGTACCCGAATAAGGTCTACGCCGCTTTACGCAAACGCTGGGCTCTGTAGACATGACAGACAGCAAAATCGCGAATGATGAAGTCGGTGATAACTCAGCGGGGCTCATTCTTTCTGGAGGCGGTGCTCGAGCTGCCTACCAAGCTGGCGTGTTGAAAGCCGTCAATCATATATTAAAGTCACCAAAACGCTCTCCTTTCAGCATTGTCACAGGCACATCAGCCGGAGCCATTAACGCCGCTGCAGTCGCCAGCAATAGCCATCAATTCGATTATGGTGCTAGACGCTTAGAAGACATTTGGGGAAACTTTTCACCAGAGCAAGTGTATAAAACCAGTTTATCGACGCTGACTCAATCGGCGCTACGTTGGTTGTGGAGCATTATTCGGTCAAAACAAAATTTAAAGCAGCCACTATCCCTCCTAGATAACACGCCTCTAAAAACCTTGCTCGAAAAAGTTATCCGTTTTGATGATATTGAAAAAAACCATGAAGCCGGCCTCCTGAAAGCCGTTTGCACCACCTGCTATAACTATAATACGGGTAACTCTGTCAGCTTTTTTCAGGGGCACCCCGATCTTGTTGAGTGGAAGCGTTTTCGTCGCTATGGGCGTAAAGATAAGCTCACCGTTGAACACTTATTAGCTTCATCAGCAATTCCTATGGTGTTTCCTTCCCAAAAAATTGGCGAGGAACACTTTGGCGATGGCTCACTACGCTTTTTGACACCACTGAGTCCAGCATTACACCTAGGTGCCGATAAGCTTTTTGTGGTGACTGTAAAGCCTCTTCGCGGGGAACCGGAACATAAGTCTACCATTCCTTCGGTGGGTGATATTAGTGGGCATTTATTCGACAGTATTTTTATTGATAGTTTAGAAAGCGATATTGAGCGCTTGATGCGAGTCAATTCTCTGCTGGCACATATTCCAGAGTCTGATGCTGTTCGTGAGCAGCTACCCTTGAAGACAGTTGACACCTTTATTATCTCTCCTAGTATCGAACCAGGAGAGCTGGCGGGCCAATACTTCAATAATCTCCCACGAGGCTTACGCTTTTTCTTTAAGCGTATTGGCGTTGATGGCGACGATGGTAAAGGCATTCTAAGTTATCTATTATTTGATAAAGGCTTTACCCAAAGTCTTATCGAGCTTGGTTATAAAGACGCGATGAATCAAAAGGCTAATATACAGGCCTTTTTCGACCAACCCTGAATTAAAGAGCAAACCTCCCGCAAACGAGACCATGACAAACTTCCAGTATTTTTTCGAGCAATACCCTGTGAACTCGGCTCCTTTTATGCACAAGATGCTGGAAGATTACCAGTTCAGAAAACCTTTCGCTGGCATGACCATTGCTCATAATGTCCCCTTGACACGAACCACCTTACTCAAAATTGCTTGCTTAAAAGCATCTGGCGCATCGGTTACCGTCACCAACCCAAGCTTCATCAAAGATTCCACTCAGTGCATCGACGCTTTATCCCGTGAAGGGATTCAATTCACACCATTACATAGTTTGAAAGGTTCATTCGACTTTTTGCTGGACTGTGGAGCCGAACTTATTGAGCAGTGCCAAGCAACTCAAGGGATCGTTGAACTCACTCGTACTGGCGCCATTCGTTATGAGCAACTTAGTGACAGCCAAGTTCCTATTGTTTCTGTTGATGACACACGACTCAAATCTCTCGAAACCTGTCTCGGCACTGGAGAAGGCGTTTACCGAGCAGTTACAGAGCTATCGTCAGAAGCAATAGAGAACAAACGCATACTTATTTTTGGCTTTGGAAAAGTGGGCACTGGAATTGCCTATTATTTTTCTCAAAAAACAGATCATATCTCGGTGGTCGATATGTTGCCGGAGCGATTATCAATCATTGAGTCCAGAGGATATCGAGCCATTTCAGCCGAGTTACCAAAGCAGGTTGAGCAGGCTATAAAACAAGCTGATGTCATCATTACCGCAACAGGTATTAAAGACATACTGAGCCATAGTTATGAACATGAGTGGTTTACGGGTAAAATTCTCGCGAATGCTGGGGCTGAAGATGAATTTGGTTTTAAGTTTTCAGACAATGAAGTCTTAGCGGATAAAAAGCCTGTCAATTTTGCACTTGATGAACCAACCCTAATGCCCTTTTTAGATCCCATTTTTTATGCTCACAATCTCGCGATTGAAGATGCCTTAAGTAATCAAACCGCTGGATTTAGGGCTCTCGCTAAGGCGCACGATCAGGCTATTATAAAAACTTGGGCGCAACACCATCAATGGACGATAGATCAATTAAACGACATATTCTAACTTTCTGTTGATCAACCCTGTTGTAAGTGCTCCGTAAATACGGCTCTGACCTCACCTTTGAAAAGAATCAACAGCGCTCTGTCTCTTTGCCAAGGTCGGACGCCCTCTTCTTGGAAATAATTTTTAAGGCTAGTGGTATGCTCTGCATTCCGTTTCCGAAAGCGCTCACCACCTTGACGAGTTTTTACCTGTAACGGTTTTCCAACCAGCTCTGGAGAGTCTTGTTTCAACCAATTGAGGGAGATTTTCACGCCGCACCTTAATTCAAGATCACTATCAGCCGTCCATGTTTCATGCACAGGCTCAAGCTCATCAATCACATCATTGACCCAGATGAGATAGCCCTGGAATCGCTTAATAGCCCCATGACCAAATGATACTGAAGGCTGAGCATCAAGATCTGAACGTAACATTTGTTGCAAAACCTGGTCCATAACTTTCTGGCTTGGCATATCCTGATCGAGCTGTTGTAACCAATACCGTAATACATGAGTTTGACGCACCGGACTTAACGCCACGAGAGACGAAATAGACAGTCCCTTGTCTAGGTCAAAACATCGAGCAAAATCAGTCGAGGCGACCTCTTCTATTAACTCCTGAGTAGAAGCTTGGATATCACTTGCACGAGCTAGAGTTGCCTTAACTTCTGGCCACTCAGTTTCCATCAAAGGAATGACTTTTTTGCGTAAGAAATTGCGGCGATATTGAGTATCTTGATTCGAAGGGTCTTCAACAAATGGTAAGTTATAATGTTCACAATAGTCTAAGATATCACGCTTAGATACCTGCAACATCGGTCGCGCATGAACGCCTTTACCAAAAGCAGCTTGTTCAGGCATTGCCGATAACCCTTTAGGGCCAGCACCTCTAAAAAGCTGCAATAACAAGGTTTCTGCTTGATCGTCTTGATGATGGCCGGTCAATAAACATTCATCCCGACCAATAATTCCAGCAAAGGCTTTGTAACGCGCTTTGCGAGCCTCAGCCTCTAGACTTGCTGCATCTGCAACCTTAACCTTGATGACATCAAATTTTAAGCCAAGTTTTTTGCATAAGTCTTGATTGAATGTGGCCCACTGTGATGAGGCTTCCTGCAATTGATGATCAATATAAACGGCTCTTAACGACGCTTTTTTCAATTGCTGAGCAAAAGCGTGCAGCAATGCGACTGAGTCGGCACCACCACTGAGAGCAATCACATACGAAGAAAAAGACTGGGATGAATCTTGAGCCAGAAAACGACTGACTGCCGCAGCAACTGGCTCTTGATTATTCATGAAAGGATTAACCTTCGGTTACTTCACCGAAAGCCATCA
Proteins encoded:
- the tilS gene encoding tRNA lysidine(34) synthetase TilS; its protein translation is MNNQEPVAAAVSRFLAQDSSQSFSSYVIALSGGADSVALLHAFAQQLKKASLRAVYIDHQLQEASSQWATFNQDLCKKLGLKFDVIKVKVADAASLEAEARKARYKAFAGIIGRDECLLTGHHQDDQAETLLLQLFRGAGPKGLSAMPEQAAFGKGVHARPMLQVSKRDILDYCEHYNLPFVEDPSNQDTQYRRNFLRKKVIPLMETEWPEVKATLARASDIQASTQELIEEVASTDFARCFDLDKGLSISSLVALSPVRQTHVLRYWLQQLDQDMPSQKVMDQVLQQMLRSDLDAQPSVSFGHGAIKRFQGYLIWVNDVIDELEPVHETWTADSDLELRCGVKISLNWLKQDSPELVGKPLQVKTRQGGERFRKRNAEHTTSLKNYFQEEGVRPWQRDRALLILFKGEVRAVFTEHLQQG
- a CDS encoding patatin-like phospholipase family protein, with translation MTDSKIANDEVGDNSAGLILSGGGARAAYQAGVLKAVNHILKSPKRSPFSIVTGTSAGAINAAAVASNSHQFDYGARRLEDIWGNFSPEQVYKTSLSTLTQSALRWLWSIIRSKQNLKQPLSLLDNTPLKTLLEKVIRFDDIEKNHEAGLLKAVCTTCYNYNTGNSVSFFQGHPDLVEWKRFRRYGRKDKLTVEHLLASSAIPMVFPSQKIGEEHFGDGSLRFLTPLSPALHLGADKLFVVTVKPLRGEPEHKSTIPSVGDISGHLFDSIFIDSLESDIERLMRVNSLLAHIPESDAVREQLPLKTVDTFIISPSIEPGELAGQYFNNLPRGLRFFFKRIGVDGDDGKGILSYLLFDKGFTQSLIELGYKDAMNQKANIQAFFDQP
- a CDS encoding Rossmann-fold NAD(P)-binding domain-containing protein produces the protein MTNFQYFFEQYPVNSAPFMHKMLEDYQFRKPFAGMTIAHNVPLTRTTLLKIACLKASGASVTVTNPSFIKDSTQCIDALSREGIQFTPLHSLKGSFDFLLDCGAELIEQCQATQGIVELTRTGAIRYEQLSDSQVPIVSVDDTRLKSLETCLGTGEGVYRAVTELSSEAIENKRILIFGFGKVGTGIAYYFSQKTDHISVVDMLPERLSIIESRGYRAISAELPKQVEQAIKQADVIITATGIKDILSHSYEHEWFTGKILANAGAEDEFGFKFSDNEVLADKKPVNFALDEPTLMPFLDPIFYAHNLAIEDALSNQTAGFRALAKAHDQAIIKTWAQHHQWTIDQLNDIF
- a CDS encoding transglycosylase SLT domain-containing protein, translated to MLRLVLTTLVLILWVATAYAQERPDETFAAQLKQLMEQENHFVDKYDATVWMKDMEGRLKRRAPHIPAEERLKILSLVHRYANEAQVDPQLVLAIMEVESNFDRYALSVANARGLMQIMPFWKKEIGHPDDSLFDMETNIRYGCYILKLYIDREKNNLTYALGRYNGSRGRAKYPNKVYAALRKRWAL